One stretch of Roseimicrobium sp. ORNL1 DNA includes these proteins:
- a CDS encoding Crp/Fnr family transcriptional regulator, with the protein MSADFSTPELPAKGIIEPLGDDDRLLLSSYGEFLPVHERQVLIEEGHQQNSLYYVISGTLHATTTRSGRPVLLGRIGPGETIGEINIFHPGLASATVTAIEFAQIWRIDRQSLEDFMNVSPLPASHLLIGISSTLSRRLRETNDKVAMMHQI; encoded by the coding sequence ATGAGCGCCGACTTTTCGACACCGGAACTCCCTGCCAAGGGTATCATCGAACCGCTCGGCGACGACGATCGCCTGCTGCTGAGTAGCTATGGCGAATTCCTCCCGGTGCATGAGCGCCAGGTGCTCATTGAGGAAGGCCACCAGCAGAACTCCCTGTACTACGTCATCAGCGGCACGCTGCATGCCACCACCACCCGCAGTGGTCGCCCGGTGTTGCTCGGCCGCATCGGACCGGGGGAGACCATCGGTGAGATCAATATCTTCCACCCCGGCCTGGCCAGCGCCACCGTGACCGCCATTGAGTTTGCCCAGATCTGGCGCATCGACCGCCAGAGCCTGGAGGACTTCATGAACGTGAGCCCGCTGCCCGCCTCCCACCTGCTCATCGGCATCTCCAGCACGCTGAGCCGCCGTCTCCGCGAGACGAACGACAAGGTGGCGATGATGCACCAGATCTAA
- a CDS encoding DUF3307 domain-containing protein, whose product MLEFTQHPQTLAQGLVLLFALVIGHSIADYPLQGDFLAIHKNRHVKHPAHSRDFPPTLWIHCLLAHSLIHAGFVWYITGNVLFGFIETVLHFIIDAVKCERLTSYHTDQFLHFGCKVLYVALIMTYGGSGSGVWERIQ is encoded by the coding sequence ATGCTCGAATTCACGCAGCACCCCCAGACTCTTGCCCAGGGCCTGGTGCTGCTTTTCGCTTTGGTCATTGGCCACTCCATTGCGGACTATCCTCTGCAGGGTGACTTCCTCGCGATTCACAAGAACCGTCACGTGAAGCATCCGGCCCACAGCCGCGACTTCCCTCCGACCCTGTGGATTCACTGCCTGCTGGCCCACAGCCTCATCCACGCCGGCTTTGTGTGGTACATCACGGGCAATGTCCTCTTCGGCTTCATCGAGACCGTGCTGCATTTCATCATCGATGCCGTGAAATGCGAGCGCCTCACCAGCTACCACACCGACCAGTTCCTGCATTTCGGCTGCAAGGTGCTCTACGTCGCCCTCATCATGACGTACGGCGGGAGTGGGAGTGGAGTGTGGGAGAGGATACAGTAG
- a CDS encoding host attachment protein codes for MAKKLPDLIIAADRGRLIAYTPNESGTLKTVRAEEIPEGRHKLSEQVTDKAGAFPMMGPNRGSGVNGTFTGSAERLTLEAEIEMQSFRRVASDIEALVTRHHPKTWGFAAPSEINGAILDGLNPQLKQNLVTNLRLDLVNMPADQLAKRFSNGG; via the coding sequence ATGGCCAAGAAACTTCCTGATTTGATCATCGCCGCGGATCGCGGTCGTCTCATTGCCTATACTCCCAACGAATCCGGCACGCTGAAGACGGTGCGTGCCGAGGAGATTCCCGAAGGGCGGCACAAGCTTAGCGAGCAGGTCACGGACAAGGCAGGCGCCTTTCCCATGATGGGCCCGAACCGGGGAAGCGGCGTGAATGGCACCTTCACTGGCTCCGCGGAGCGTCTCACGCTCGAGGCGGAGATTGAAATGCAATCCTTCCGCAGGGTGGCTTCAGACATTGAAGCACTCGTCACGCGACATCACCCCAAGACCTGGGGCTTCGCCGCGCCTTCGGAAATCAATGGCGCGATTTTGGACGGCCTGAATCCGCAGTTGAAGCAGAACCTGGTGACGAACCTGCGCCTCGACTTGGTGAACATGCCCGCGGATCAGCTTGCGAAGAGGTTCAGCAATGGCGGGTGA
- a CDS encoding ferritin-like domain-containing protein, with protein sequence MKLENLHDVLVHELRDLYSAEKQLTKALPKMAKAASNPDLAAGFEKHLEQTEEHVNRLESIFKELEVSSRGEKCKGMEGLLKEGSKVLEEDAPEAVTDALLISAAQRVEHYEIAGYGSAISFAELLGQGKIAKILRETLDEEKATDKKLTEIAETAVNLEAEAPATTA encoded by the coding sequence ATGAAACTCGAAAACCTACACGACGTCCTCGTCCACGAATTGAGAGACCTCTACAGCGCCGAGAAACAACTCACCAAGGCGCTTCCCAAGATGGCTAAGGCCGCTTCCAATCCCGACCTCGCAGCCGGTTTCGAAAAGCACCTCGAACAGACCGAGGAACATGTGAACCGACTGGAGAGCATCTTCAAGGAACTTGAGGTCTCCAGCCGCGGAGAGAAGTGCAAGGGCATGGAAGGCCTCCTCAAGGAAGGCTCCAAGGTGCTCGAAGAAGATGCTCCCGAAGCCGTGACCGATGCCCTCCTCATCTCCGCCGCCCAGCGCGTGGAGCATTATGAGATCGCCGGCTACGGCAGCGCCATCAGCTTCGCCGAACTGCTGGGGCAGGGGAAGATCGCCAAGATTCTTCGCGAAACCCTCGACGAAGAAAAAGCCACCGACAAGAAGCTCACTGAAATCGCCGAGACCGCCGTGAACCTCGAGGCGGAAGCGCCCGCCACCACCGCTTAG
- a CDS encoding ATP-binding cassette domain-containing protein: MLELKNISLSLDRDGEAHPLLDDITFSIPPGHLLAIVGPSGCGKTTLLKTVAGLKHHDQGEIHWEGRNVEDEKDLHPSELGYVPQFSIAHDLLTVEECVASAVALRTCQPDDESAWALVETTLQQTGLSTLADRQVKVLSGGQRRRLGLAMELVTNPTLLLCDEVTSGLDPKSEREITQLLHDLAQNNPRRIVINVTHSLSNLSLFDTILVLHEGRVVYHGPPRALSHYFSVEQAEEIYPKLGRRSSERWSESWSRHRDAYYATYGLAPKKDETKGSGNGNGKHKESGTGDLKPAGDREPDRIKLPSAASFPDDGKADEKATLEKEEEDEGDDWSKYKKRHEKKQREKAKARGELPKESGEEQHLPEISDDHRLPGIFAQTRELLRRRWTIFWRDKTQLWLQVAMILGFPLLVVIFGLEPIPQVRKLSVRQDSNVVLNKTEEALFKASQIQAGGVVSGLILMQVVLVTLMASNNAAREIAGERDILERERLGGLRATSYVLSKILFLGTFVLVQALWMGLFVEVVCSGIPGDLLVKLLMLVMASAAMTSICLGISAMMRSPEKATILSIYLVGFQLPLSGALLALPKAIAPISQFFIAAYWSWAGSLSSMKSTDFYDAVRAVTTTNIEHWTTAVFVLALHVLVGLAFTYAGTKNSQWD; the protein is encoded by the coding sequence ATGCTCGAACTCAAGAACATCTCGCTCAGCCTGGACCGTGACGGCGAAGCCCATCCGCTCCTGGATGACATCACCTTCAGCATCCCGCCGGGGCACCTGCTGGCCATCGTGGGACCGTCCGGCTGCGGGAAGACCACGCTGCTGAAGACCGTCGCGGGCCTGAAGCACCACGACCAGGGTGAGATCCACTGGGAGGGTCGCAATGTGGAGGATGAAAAGGACCTGCACCCCTCCGAGCTGGGGTACGTGCCGCAGTTCAGCATTGCGCATGATTTGCTCACCGTGGAGGAGTGCGTGGCCAGTGCCGTGGCGCTGCGCACCTGCCAGCCGGATGACGAGAGTGCCTGGGCGCTGGTGGAGACCACGCTGCAACAGACCGGCCTCTCGACCCTGGCCGACCGCCAGGTGAAGGTGCTCTCCGGTGGCCAGCGCCGCCGCCTGGGTCTCGCGATGGAGCTGGTGACCAATCCCACGCTGCTCCTCTGCGATGAGGTGACCAGCGGACTCGACCCGAAGAGCGAACGGGAGATCACGCAGCTCCTGCATGACCTCGCGCAGAATAATCCGCGCCGCATCGTCATCAATGTCACCCACAGCCTGAGCAATCTCTCCCTCTTCGATACCATCTTGGTGCTGCACGAGGGCCGTGTGGTGTATCATGGTCCACCGCGCGCGCTGTCCCACTACTTCAGCGTGGAGCAGGCGGAGGAGATCTATCCGAAGCTCGGGCGCCGCAGCTCGGAGCGCTGGTCGGAATCCTGGAGCCGCCATCGCGATGCCTATTACGCTACCTATGGCCTCGCTCCGAAGAAGGACGAGACCAAGGGCAGCGGCAACGGCAACGGTAAGCACAAGGAATCCGGCACCGGCGATCTGAAGCCTGCGGGTGACCGCGAGCCGGACCGCATCAAGCTTCCCTCCGCTGCTTCCTTCCCGGATGACGGCAAGGCCGACGAAAAGGCCACTCTTGAAAAGGAAGAGGAGGATGAGGGCGACGACTGGTCCAAGTACAAGAAGCGCCACGAGAAGAAGCAGCGTGAAAAGGCGAAGGCGCGCGGTGAGCTTCCCAAGGAAAGCGGCGAGGAACAGCACCTCCCGGAGATCTCGGATGACCACCGCCTGCCCGGCATCTTTGCCCAGACGCGTGAACTGCTGCGCCGGCGCTGGACCATTTTCTGGAGAGACAAGACCCAGCTCTGGCTTCAGGTGGCCATGATCCTGGGATTCCCGCTGCTCGTGGTCATCTTCGGCCTGGAGCCCATCCCGCAGGTGCGCAAGCTCTCCGTGCGGCAGGATTCCAATGTGGTGCTGAATAAGACGGAGGAGGCGCTGTTCAAAGCGAGCCAGATCCAGGCGGGCGGGGTCGTCTCCGGACTCATCCTCATGCAGGTGGTGCTGGTCACCCTCATGGCCTCCAATAACGCTGCACGTGAAATCGCCGGCGAGCGCGACATCCTGGAGCGTGAGCGTCTCGGTGGATTGCGGGCCACCAGCTATGTGCTCAGCAAGATTCTCTTCCTCGGCACCTTCGTGCTCGTGCAGGCCTTATGGATGGGCCTCTTTGTGGAGGTGGTGTGCAGCGGCATCCCGGGCGATCTACTCGTCAAGCTCCTCATGCTCGTGATGGCCTCTGCCGCCATGACCTCCATCTGCCTGGGCATCTCTGCCATGATGCGCTCGCCGGAGAAGGCGACCATCCTCTCCATCTACCTCGTCGGCTTCCAGCTTCCCCTCAGCGGTGCCCTGCTCGCCCTGCCCAAGGCCATCGCGCCTATTTCGCAGTTCTTCATCGCTGCCTACTGGAGCTGGGCTGGCAGCCTGAGCTCCATGAAGAGCACCGACTTCTACGATGCGGTGAGAGCCGTCACCACCACCAACATCGAACACTGGACCACCGCCGTCTTCGTCCTCGCCCTCCATGTCCTCGTCGGCCTCGCGTTTACGTATGCAGGCACGAAGAACTCACAGTGGGACTAA
- the araD gene encoding L-ribulose-5-phosphate 4-epimerase AraD: protein MLEALKKDVCEANRALETSGLVKLTWGNVSGVDRLQGLWCIKPSGVAYADLKPEDMVVLDMEGRVTDHGSKLRPSSDTKTHLHLYREFIHIGGITHTHSPYATMFAQASRELPCFGTTHADHFYGAVPVARALTAEEVEDDYEHHTGVAIVERFWELGLDPLEMPAVLQAHHAPFTWGKNAADSLKNSIALEMCAQMALGSMTLHPGLGKIPQHILEKHHQRKHGPGAYYGQRKN, encoded by the coding sequence TTGCTGGAAGCACTGAAGAAAGATGTTTGTGAGGCCAACCGCGCGCTGGAGACCTCCGGGCTGGTGAAGCTGACCTGGGGGAATGTGAGCGGCGTGGATCGGTTGCAGGGATTGTGGTGCATCAAGCCGAGCGGTGTGGCGTATGCGGACCTGAAACCCGAGGACATGGTGGTACTGGACATGGAAGGCCGGGTGACCGACCACGGCAGCAAGCTGCGCCCCTCTTCCGACACGAAGACGCACCTGCATCTCTACCGCGAGTTCATCCACATCGGCGGCATCACGCACACGCACTCGCCGTATGCCACCATGTTCGCCCAGGCTTCGCGTGAGCTGCCATGCTTTGGCACCACGCATGCCGATCATTTTTATGGCGCGGTGCCGGTGGCGCGCGCGCTGACGGCTGAGGAGGTGGAGGATGACTACGAACACCACACCGGCGTGGCGATTGTGGAGCGTTTCTGGGAGCTGGGCCTCGACCCCCTGGAGATGCCCGCCGTGCTGCAGGCGCATCACGCACCTTTCACCTGGGGCAAGAATGCCGCGGACTCCCTGAAGAACAGCATCGCCCTGGAGATGTGCGCGCAGATGGCACTGGGCTCCATGACGCTGCATCCCGGACTGGGGAAAATTCCCCAGCATATCCTGGAGAAGCACCACCAGAGAAAGCACGGCCCTGGGGCGTACTACGGGCAGAGGAAGAATTAG
- a CDS encoding ribulokinase, producing the protein MASSSSATPTPAYALGIDYGTNSCRSLLVDLQDGREVGSTVFNYPSGDLGVLTDPRDPNVARQNPQDYLDGLEAVVHGALEQARKGVPGFDAAQIVGIGIDTTGSTPIPVNKEGTPLGLLPEFKGNLNAMVWLWKDHTAHAEAAEITKLGNEIRPQIMAKCGGIYSSEWYWSKILRLRRHDPKVFEAAYSFVEHCDWLPAVLAGDTNPLTLKRSVCAAGHKAMFSTQWGGLPDKEFLAKLDPALADLRDRLYSEAHVADTKAGNLCAAWAQRLGLKEGIAIAVGAFDAHMGAVGAGIKEGTIVKILGTSTCDLMIAPDSKPLADIPGVCGIVNGSVVGGHFGIEAGQSAVGDIFLWFVNNLVPDSYGATPGDKFVKMEAAMAGQKPGASGLLALDWNNGNRTILVDHRLTGLLLGQTLHTKAHEVYRAYIEATAFGALTIINRIEEYGVPVLEVVNTGGLSIKNATLMQIYADILGRPMKVSRSEQTCALGAAICGAAAAGAGTVADLQARVTATREKVYHPILENQIVYAELYSLYRTLHDAFGTATWQGGLHEVMKRLLEIRGRQR; encoded by the coding sequence ATGGCTTCCTCTTCCTCAGCAACTCCCACTCCCGCTTACGCTCTCGGCATCGACTATGGCACGAACTCGTGCCGCTCGCTTTTGGTAGACCTCCAGGACGGCCGGGAGGTGGGGTCGACGGTGTTCAACTATCCCTCGGGTGACCTCGGGGTGCTGACGGATCCGCGGGACCCGAATGTGGCGAGGCAGAATCCGCAGGACTATCTGGATGGCCTGGAGGCCGTGGTGCACGGGGCGCTGGAGCAGGCGCGCAAGGGTGTACCGGGATTCGACGCGGCGCAGATCGTGGGCATTGGCATCGATACGACGGGCAGCACGCCCATCCCGGTGAACAAGGAGGGCACGCCGCTGGGATTGTTGCCGGAGTTTAAGGGCAACCTCAATGCGATGGTGTGGCTGTGGAAGGACCACACGGCGCATGCAGAGGCGGCGGAGATCACGAAGCTGGGCAATGAAATCCGCCCGCAGATCATGGCGAAGTGCGGGGGCATCTACTCCTCCGAATGGTACTGGAGCAAGATCCTGCGCCTGCGCCGGCATGATCCGAAGGTCTTCGAGGCGGCGTACAGCTTCGTGGAGCATTGCGACTGGCTGCCTGCCGTGCTGGCGGGCGATACGAATCCGCTCACGCTGAAACGCAGCGTGTGCGCCGCAGGGCACAAGGCCATGTTCAGCACGCAGTGGGGCGGCCTGCCGGACAAGGAGTTCCTTGCGAAGCTGGACCCGGCGCTCGCGGACCTGCGCGACCGTCTCTACAGCGAGGCGCACGTGGCAGACACGAAGGCGGGCAATCTCTGCGCGGCATGGGCGCAGCGTCTTGGCCTGAAGGAGGGCATCGCGATTGCGGTGGGCGCGTTCGATGCGCACATGGGCGCGGTGGGTGCGGGCATCAAGGAGGGCACCATTGTGAAGATTCTCGGCACGAGCACGTGCGACCTGATGATTGCGCCGGACAGTAAGCCGCTGGCGGACATCCCGGGCGTGTGCGGCATCGTGAATGGCTCCGTAGTCGGCGGGCACTTCGGCATCGAGGCCGGACAGAGCGCCGTGGGTGACATCTTCCTGTGGTTCGTGAACAACCTGGTGCCGGACAGCTACGGCGCGACGCCGGGTGACAAATTCGTCAAGATGGAGGCCGCCATGGCCGGGCAGAAGCCGGGCGCATCAGGGTTGCTGGCGCTGGACTGGAACAACGGGAACCGCACCATCCTGGTGGACCATCGCCTCACGGGCCTGCTGCTGGGGCAGACGCTCCACACGAAGGCGCATGAAGTGTACCGCGCCTACATCGAAGCGACGGCCTTTGGCGCGTTGACCATCATCAACCGTATCGAGGAGTACGGTGTACCCGTACTGGAGGTAGTGAACACCGGCGGGCTGAGCATCAAGAACGCCACGCTGATGCAGATCTACGCGGACATCCTGGGCCGCCCCATGAAGGTGAGCCGCAGTGAGCAGACCTGCGCGCTGGGTGCAGCCATCTGCGGCGCGGCGGCGGCGGGCGCGGGCACGGTGGCGGACCTTCAGGCGAGGGTAACAGCCACTAGAGAAAAGGTTTACCACCCAATTTTGGAAAACCAGATTGTGTACGCGGAGTTGTATTCGTTGTATCGTACTCTTCATGACGCCTTTGGCACTGCGACGTGGCAGGGCGGGCTGCATGAGGTGATGAAACGACTTTTGGAGATTCGCGGAAGACAACGATGA
- a CDS encoding HEAT repeat domain-containing protein, whose translation MLRFSLITPLACLALPLAVLAVDDKPTGSPDSAGGLQPFDRKAEPGIAPASQEGTQVLKQLGLPAGMKADLWAAEPELANPVALSVDEKGRVFVAETHQLGSSVLDIRNYMFMLEDDLACRTVEDRIAMCKKHFGEKFADLEKEEDFIRLMEDRDHDGKADFASLYARGFNHAEDGIPAGVLARQGTVWATIIPNLWRFDGTNDKGEAVTKKSLSYGYGVRFGYTGHDMHGLILGPDGRLYFSIGDRAANVQLPDGRRIENVDSGAVFRCEQDGSKLEIIHWGLRNPQELAFDDHGNLFTGDNDFDYGDTERLVYVVEGGDSGWRVGYQHPPMGKERVPWKSEQIWMSFKSSQEKYNGVPNPKVNEDLGVRPAAYLPPVSNIGDGPSGLLFDTGTGISPQFRQHFLLCHSKGSYAKSEIRAFTLKEDGASFELGETKPFLQFIHSPDLDLAPDGSVYVLDWAETMSKTAKGRIFRVYDPSVLADPLTLETKKYLEEGMHRRSLSELVKLLAHADRRVRMEAEFALAWAGPGGIGSLERAAADRALSPDARLARLGRLHAIWGLGILGRKNSEVCRSLPALLKDADSEVRAQVAKVLGDVRYGDAAGALTIRLQDDTPRVQYFAAQALGKLKAKQAVTGIIELIKQNNNKDAYLRHACVMALYGICVKREGFQPSSKQLAESAFDADMMGILNTGIKSSNEPGVGLAMTLVARRLHEEIGTLMVAGIYNDSFDKDAHKAVRLETARAITEDRAWDRLNLFEQAQHGVGMYEPIIDTLTTRTLYSWFLLRNRDGIEETGEAAQSKRAGWLASVATYKADRPEANQNRLDALTYLGEWATPQTRNRFTGLSFTFPWKPRPPDGATNALKEDWDGIMHPQQASEVRVAAIAAVRKLKADSFAPKMAAIVKDNTQPAELRLAALEALGDWQNVAALNEAITAAQESGDASLRRATLQLLPKVDAERAVTVLESTLNGDDTAAKREAMVVLGTLPAGRADALIAEQVDKLIAGKVKPTGMLEVIETAKRRENGEVKAKLQQYLQSLPQTRSAAAFPYLLAGGDTSAGKKIFFEHTAAQCMRCHKVGNKGSEVGPALDGVSTKHPREYLLEAVLFPNNNIAPGFEMTMVTTKDGKSYGGMVRKETDTEIQLSAPVPNAPVDTVKKADIQTRSPGISAMPEIMQQVLTQRELRDLVAFLASLK comes from the coding sequence ATGCTCCGTTTCTCGCTCATCACTCCCCTCGCCTGTTTAGCTCTACCTCTCGCGGTCCTCGCCGTGGATGACAAACCCACCGGGTCGCCGGACAGTGCGGGAGGGTTGCAGCCGTTTGACCGAAAAGCGGAGCCGGGCATTGCGCCGGCGTCGCAGGAAGGGACGCAGGTGCTGAAGCAATTGGGACTGCCAGCGGGAATGAAGGCGGACCTGTGGGCGGCGGAGCCGGAGCTGGCGAATCCGGTGGCACTGAGTGTGGATGAAAAGGGGCGTGTCTTCGTGGCGGAGACGCATCAACTGGGGTCCAGCGTGCTGGATATCCGGAACTACATGTTCATGCTGGAGGATGACCTCGCCTGCCGCACGGTGGAGGATCGCATCGCCATGTGTAAGAAACACTTCGGCGAGAAGTTTGCGGACCTGGAGAAGGAGGAGGACTTCATCCGGCTCATGGAAGACCGCGACCACGATGGCAAGGCGGACTTCGCCAGTCTGTATGCGCGTGGGTTCAACCATGCGGAGGATGGCATCCCTGCGGGCGTGCTCGCGCGGCAAGGCACGGTGTGGGCCACGATCATTCCGAACCTGTGGCGCTTCGATGGGACGAATGACAAGGGCGAGGCGGTGACGAAGAAGTCGCTGAGCTATGGCTACGGCGTGCGCTTCGGCTACACGGGGCATGACATGCACGGCCTCATCCTCGGGCCGGATGGACGCTTGTATTTCAGCATCGGAGACCGCGCAGCGAATGTGCAACTGCCGGACGGACGCCGCATCGAGAATGTGGACAGCGGTGCGGTCTTCCGCTGTGAACAGGATGGCAGCAAGCTGGAGATCATCCACTGGGGCCTGCGCAATCCGCAGGAGCTGGCCTTCGATGACCACGGGAATCTCTTCACGGGAGACAATGACTTCGACTACGGGGATACAGAGCGGCTCGTATATGTGGTGGAGGGCGGCGACAGCGGCTGGCGTGTGGGGTATCAACACCCGCCCATGGGCAAGGAGCGCGTGCCGTGGAAGTCGGAGCAGATCTGGATGTCCTTCAAGAGCAGCCAGGAGAAATACAACGGCGTGCCGAATCCGAAGGTGAATGAAGACCTCGGCGTGCGACCGGCGGCGTACCTGCCTCCGGTCTCGAACATTGGCGATGGTCCCAGCGGCCTGCTCTTTGACACGGGCACGGGAATTTCGCCGCAGTTCCGCCAGCACTTCCTGCTGTGCCACAGCAAGGGCAGCTATGCGAAGAGCGAGATCCGCGCCTTCACCCTGAAGGAGGATGGTGCGAGCTTCGAACTGGGCGAGACGAAGCCCTTCCTGCAATTCATCCACAGCCCGGACCTCGACCTCGCGCCGGATGGTTCTGTCTATGTGCTGGACTGGGCGGAGACGATGAGCAAGACCGCGAAGGGCCGCATCTTCCGCGTGTATGACCCTTCCGTGCTCGCAGACCCGCTCACGCTGGAGACGAAGAAGTATCTGGAGGAAGGGATGCACCGCCGTTCTTTGTCGGAGCTGGTGAAGCTGCTGGCGCATGCGGATCGCCGTGTGCGCATGGAGGCGGAGTTCGCATTGGCGTGGGCGGGCCCCGGAGGAATCGGGTCGCTGGAGAGGGCGGCGGCGGACCGTGCGCTCTCGCCGGATGCGCGGCTGGCCCGGCTGGGGAGGCTGCATGCAATTTGGGGGTTGGGTATTCTGGGTCGCAAGAATTCCGAGGTCTGTAGAAGCCTCCCTGCCCTGCTGAAGGATGCGGACAGCGAAGTGCGCGCCCAGGTGGCTAAGGTGCTGGGGGATGTGCGGTATGGGGATGCGGCGGGAGCGCTCACGATACGACTACAAGATGATACACCACGCGTGCAGTACTTTGCCGCGCAGGCGCTGGGCAAGCTGAAGGCGAAGCAGGCGGTGACGGGGATCATCGAGCTCATCAAGCAGAACAACAACAAAGATGCCTACCTGCGGCATGCGTGTGTGATGGCGCTGTATGGTATATGCGTGAAGCGTGAGGGATTCCAGCCGTCGTCGAAGCAGTTAGCGGAGAGTGCATTTGATGCGGATATGATGGGGATCTTGAATACCGGGATCAAATCATCGAACGAGCCAGGTGTAGGTCTCGCCATGACGTTGGTTGCACGTCGACTCCATGAAGAGATAGGGACACTCATGGTGGCAGGGATCTACAACGACAGTTTTGATAAAGATGCCCACAAGGCGGTGCGACTGGAAACAGCCCGAGCGATCACTGAGGATCGCGCTTGGGACCGATTGAACCTGTTCGAGCAGGCGCAACACGGCGTCGGCATGTATGAGCCCATCATCGACACGCTTACAACCCGCACCTTGTACTCGTGGTTCCTTTTGAGAAATCGCGATGGCATCGAGGAAACTGGCGAGGCTGCGCAATCAAAGAGGGCGGGTTGGCTGGCGTCAGTGGCCACCTACAAGGCTGACCGCCCCGAGGCCAACCAGAACCGCCTGGACGCCCTGACCTATCTCGGTGAATGGGCAACACCACAGACACGGAATCGTTTCACCGGCCTCTCCTTCACCTTCCCCTGGAAACCCAGACCACCCGACGGGGCCACCAACGCACTCAAGGAAGACTGGGACGGGATCATGCATCCCCAACAGGCGTCAGAAGTCCGCGTCGCCGCCATCGCTGCGGTGCGGAAGCTCAAGGCAGATAGCTTTGCTCCCAAGATGGCAGCCATCGTGAAGGACAACACTCAGCCTGCAGAGTTGCGTCTGGCCGCACTGGAAGCGCTGGGTGACTGGCAGAACGTGGCGGCGCTGAATGAAGCCATCACCGCGGCGCAGGAGAGTGGAGATGCGTCGCTGCGTCGCGCCACGCTGCAGCTGCTGCCGAAGGTGGATGCGGAGCGCGCGGTGACGGTTCTTGAATCCACTCTGAATGGCGATGATACGGCGGCGAAACGCGAGGCGATGGTGGTGCTGGGCACGTTGCCGGCGGGGAGGGCGGATGCCTTGATTGCAGAGCAGGTGGACAAGCTCATTGCCGGCAAGGTGAAGCCAACAGGGATGCTGGAGGTCATCGAAACGGCGAAGCGTCGTGAGAATGGCGAGGTGAAGGCGAAGCTGCAGCAGTACCTGCAGTCGCTGCCGCAGACACGCAGCGCGGCGGCGTTCCCTTATCTGCTCGCCGGTGGCGACACGAGCGCGGGGAAGAAAATCTTCTTCGAGCACACGGCGGCGCAGTGCATGCGGTGCCACAAGGTTGGCAACAAGGGCAGCGAGGTGGGACCGGCGCTGGATGGCGTGAGCACGAAGCATCCGCGTGAGTACCTGCTGGAGGCGGTGCTGTTCCCTAACAACAACATCGCGCCGGGATTCGAGATGACCATGGTCACGACGAAGGATGGGAAGAGCTACGGTGGCATGGTGCGCAAGGAGACGGACACCGAAATTCAGCTCAGTGCCCCCGTGCCGAACGCGCCGGTGGACACCGTGAAGAAGGCAGATATCCAGACGCGCTCCCCGGGCATCTCGGCGATGCCGGAGATCATGCAGCAGGTGCTGACGCAGCGGGAGCTGAGGGATCTGGTGGCGTTCTTGGCGTCGCTGAAGTAG